A single genomic interval of Blastocatellia bacterium harbors:
- a CDS encoding choice-of-anchor D domain-containing protein, translating to MRRKELFCLVASVGICCGLVPRVISGGEESFRRQGLADLRFADLREPDLRIVRLHEQANRIRLKEVSPLPLHFEAPAGIKALFNRGLVSPSALVAGDFDEDGTTDLVCGYIGPGGGLLALMLGSHAAWAERGKQTPGFDQEPGRAQPFELPATVFVAAEAPDFILSGDFDADGHQDLAVARRGGMTLHYLFGDGRGGFLRRKQVDLGGRVTALAGGDINRTDGLGDVIVAVEREDESALLIFEGPNGAAWSLPEKIPLPDLVTALGVGPLDDDYTIDLVVGAGQHLFLLRGRDRKLSQPEIVSRSVPPPTIEAVPFPARIVSLAVGDFVRDPDYRSEVAVLDEFGILHLFGEESGELGAEGSLSPRPALLKEQWQSPVPAIPDPGPGNHLLASRLSGLSAEELLVVSPMEREIRIFSQPLSGENDRGSIRRRASLDLIASLKLREVLVSIQSLRLNVDAISDLVVMRQGDIAPTLVMSTAAQTFTVTTTGDSGPGSLRQAILDANSSPGPDVIQFAIPGDQVPTIALRSPLPDITESVTIDGTTQAAGKVEINGAGAGQGVNGLTVRGGTSVLRGLVINRFNVNFVRLVSGDFLNSGGSAIVLASANNIVEGNFLGTDAAGRSALGNGLAGVIVTGPQNIIGGTTATARNVISGNLIAVGIATATARQNRVQGNYLGTDVSGSSSIANSGGVVILGGVNNVVGGTTAAERNIISGNTKPLPVPTLSVSGGVAVGNLNSFQGAAGNLIQGNFIGTTVTGMAALGNGGPGVFLGETQNNTVGGTSRGARNIIAANRGEGIQIYGRSATGNLVQGNAIGVAVDATSPLGNGGAGILVTASASTTLIGGATDTAGNIIAFNGGGGVIVQSGTGNSILSNSIFSNTGLGIDLGGDGVTPNDERDLDGGANDLQNSPTLTAATYSDTTATIRGSLNSTPGTGFRLEVFSNTACDASGFGQGQRPLTVTSIATDGTGATNFFITISLPSTARQFITATVTSSGGNTSEFSRCVELLPIRPVIAVTPEALDFGPVMVGQSKSLTLTVQNVGTAPLTVTGIASESFVFTLSGALVPFTLSSQASQTITVRYTPPDRSEHTGRLTITSNDPERPTVLVALTGRGARGPGIRATPDSLDFGSVAVGEASERALNIVNEGDLPLTVNGVDISASSFTVVAPSIPFTVDPGSNQDVMLRFSPVGEGPQQATARISSNDPNRPSIVVTLTGSGERAVRRLSVSAMMLDFGTVMVGSFADRTLTLRNTGNATLTVEQAVMSDAQFVFHSPPLPLRLRPGTEAETVIRFAPRNRGPQTALLTIRSNADEQPAIDISLTGEGIFAPAFEVSPLSLDFGSVALGQSVDRPLTIRNRMAASVIINAVSNNPRFQVSSPAVPFTLTAGSEQVVLVRFAPTQEGAESGVITFTGDDAGMTRVDVAALGQGVRVRMLSVPDLDAVAGSVIALPVMLSDGTGISALRFTIEFDPAILSVSNPQAITRGAAVPTDFEFSVNTAIRGQVTILILPPLQFPVPTLPSAGGPVAFIPLQIAPTVPDGSVTTILFSAISASDPDANPLSVQTRDGRVRITNVRPGDVNLDGKINEQDLIRLIRHLTGESPLTGNGLKAADVNCDGRVNEQDAVRLIQYLAGARPLPDRCG from the coding sequence ATGCGGAGAAAAGAACTTTTTTGTCTCGTTGCGTCCGTTGGGATCTGTTGCGGCCTGGTTCCGCGCGTCATCTCCGGGGGGGAAGAATCCTTCCGTCGTCAAGGGCTTGCTGACTTGCGATTCGCGGACCTTCGCGAGCCTGATCTTCGGATTGTCCGGCTGCACGAGCAGGCGAATCGAATCAGATTGAAGGAGGTCTCCCCGCTGCCTCTTCATTTTGAGGCTCCGGCAGGGATTAAGGCGTTGTTCAACCGGGGACTCGTCAGTCCTTCTGCATTGGTGGCGGGCGATTTTGACGAGGATGGGACAACAGATCTGGTATGCGGTTATATCGGTCCCGGTGGGGGGCTTCTGGCGCTTATGCTGGGAAGCCATGCGGCGTGGGCCGAACGAGGAAAACAGACGCCCGGTTTTGATCAGGAGCCTGGACGCGCTCAACCTTTCGAGCTACCCGCAACGGTGTTTGTCGCCGCCGAAGCGCCTGATTTCATACTTTCGGGAGATTTCGATGCTGATGGTCATCAGGATCTTGCTGTTGCCCGGCGCGGTGGCATGACGCTTCACTATCTCTTTGGAGATGGGCGTGGCGGATTTCTCCGACGCAAACAGGTTGATCTCGGCGGGCGAGTAACAGCCCTGGCCGGTGGGGACATCAACCGCACAGATGGACTGGGAGATGTCATTGTCGCCGTCGAGCGGGAGGACGAATCCGCACTTCTCATATTTGAGGGACCGAACGGAGCAGCCTGGAGTCTCCCGGAAAAGATCCCTTTACCGGATCTGGTTACTGCTCTGGGTGTGGGTCCGCTCGATGACGACTACACAATTGACCTTGTTGTCGGAGCGGGACAGCACCTTTTTCTCCTCAGGGGGCGCGACCGAAAGCTATCGCAGCCGGAGATTGTAAGCCGTTCTGTCCCACCGCCCACGATTGAAGCCGTGCCTTTTCCGGCTCGGATAGTCTCGCTCGCTGTTGGTGATTTTGTTCGCGATCCGGATTATCGCTCTGAGGTTGCTGTGCTCGATGAGTTCGGAATACTCCATCTGTTCGGGGAAGAAAGTGGTGAGCTTGGTGCGGAAGGGAGTCTTTCCCCAAGGCCCGCGCTCCTTAAGGAGCAATGGCAGAGTCCGGTCCCTGCCATACCCGATCCCGGACCTGGTAATCATCTTCTTGCCAGCCGCCTATCGGGCTTGTCGGCTGAGGAACTTCTCGTTGTATCACCGATGGAGCGGGAAATCCGGATCTTTTCGCAGCCGCTTTCAGGAGAAAATGATCGCGGCTCTATCCGGAGACGGGCATCTCTAGATTTGATCGCTTCGCTTAAGCTCAGAGAGGTACTAGTGAGCATCCAGTCCCTCCGCCTAAATGTGGATGCCATCAGTGACCTTGTTGTCATGCGCCAGGGAGATATCGCACCAACACTGGTGATGTCAACGGCTGCCCAGACATTCACCGTGACCACCACCGGCGATAGCGGGCCGGGATCGTTGCGCCAGGCCATTCTGGATGCCAATTCGAGTCCCGGTCCCGATGTCATTCAGTTTGCGATCCCGGGGGACCAAGTCCCCACGATTGCACTGAGATCACCGCTGCCCGATATCACCGAATCAGTCACGATTGACGGAACAACGCAGGCGGCTGGCAAGGTGGAGATCAATGGGGCCGGGGCCGGCCAGGGTGTCAACGGGTTGACCGTTCGGGGAGGAACCTCGGTGTTACGGGGACTTGTCATCAATCGGTTCAATGTGAATTTTGTGCGCCTCGTGTCCGGAGATTTTCTGAATTCGGGGGGGAGCGCAATTGTTCTTGCATCGGCGAACAATATCGTTGAGGGCAATTTCCTCGGCACGGATGCCGCCGGGCGGAGCGCTCTCGGCAATGGGTTGGCAGGCGTGATCGTGACCGGTCCCCAAAACATCATCGGAGGGACGACTGCGACCGCTCGAAATGTGATCTCCGGCAATCTCATCGCCGTTGGTATTGCTACGGCCACGGCACGGCAGAATCGCGTTCAGGGGAATTATCTGGGTACGGATGTCAGCGGCTCGAGTTCCATAGCCAATTCGGGTGGTGTGGTCATTCTCGGTGGGGTCAACAATGTCGTCGGAGGTACAACGGCGGCTGAGCGAAATATCATTTCGGGAAATACCAAACCGCTGCCCGTCCCCACGCTGAGCGTGTCCGGAGGCGTTGCTGTGGGGAATCTGAATTCCTTTCAGGGTGCCGCGGGGAATCTCATTCAAGGAAACTTCATCGGTACGACCGTAACAGGAATGGCAGCCTTAGGCAACGGTGGGCCGGGAGTTTTTCTCGGAGAAACTCAAAACAATACGGTGGGGGGGACGAGTCGCGGAGCACGAAATATCATCGCTGCCAATCGTGGTGAAGGCATTCAAATTTACGGACGCAGTGCGACGGGCAATCTTGTGCAAGGCAATGCCATTGGGGTGGCCGTTGACGCAACGTCACCCCTGGGCAATGGCGGAGCGGGAATTTTGGTGACGGCCTCAGCGAGCACGACGCTCATCGGTGGAGCGACGGATACTGCCGGTAATATCATTGCATTCAACGGAGGCGGCGGGGTGATTGTTCAGTCAGGGACCGGGAACTCCATCCTCTCGAACTCGATCTTTTCCAATACCGGTTTGGGGATTGATCTGGGCGGCGACGGCGTGACGCCCAATGATGAGCGAGACCTCGACGGAGGAGCCAATGACTTACAAAATTCCCCCACCCTCACGGCGGCGACGTATTCAGATACGACGGCGACGATTCGCGGAAGTCTCAATAGCACTCCGGGGACGGGCTTTCGACTGGAGGTGTTCTCCAACACTGCGTGCGATGCGTCCGGGTTCGGACAGGGCCAAAGACCGCTCACGGTAACGAGTATAGCGACCGACGGCACCGGCGCCACCAATTTCTTCATCACGATTTCTCTCCCTTCGACGGCACGCCAGTTCATTACGGCAACCGTCACAAGCAGCGGGGGAAATACGTCAGAATTCTCCAGGTGTGTAGAACTCCTTCCCATTCGGCCCGTCATCGCGGTAACGCCCGAGGCGCTGGATTTCGGCCCGGTGATGGTTGGTCAATCGAAGAGCCTCACGCTGACAGTGCAAAACGTGGGGACAGCTCCCCTGACGGTGACCGGGATAGCGAGCGAGAGTTTCGTTTTTACGTTGAGCGGAGCCCTTGTGCCGTTCACTCTGTCGAGTCAAGCCAGTCAAACGATCACGGTTCGCTATACCCCTCCGGACAGGAGCGAGCATACGGGCCGGCTCACAATCACCAGTAATGATCCGGAACGGCCGACGGTGCTGGTGGCACTAACAGGTCGGGGGGCGCGGGGGCCGGGTATCCGCGCAACGCCCGATTCACTCGATTTCGGGAGCGTGGCTGTGGGAGAAGCTAGCGAGCGGGCGTTGAACATCGTTAACGAAGGAGATCTGCCGCTCACTGTGAACGGCGTTGATATAAGTGCCTCATCATTTACCGTCGTCGCCCCCTCGATTCCCTTCACGGTGGATCCCGGCAGCAATCAGGACGTGATGCTGCGCTTCAGCCCAGTCGGCGAAGGCCCTCAGCAAGCCACTGCCCGTATCTCTTCTAACGATCCCAATCGTCCATCAATTGTCGTCACCCTAACAGGCAGCGGGGAACGAGCTGTACGACGGCTGTCCGTGTCGGCCATGATGCTCGATTTTGGAACGGTGATGGTGGGCAGTTTTGCCGATCGAACGCTGACCCTCCGCAATACGGGCAATGCCACGCTCACCGTGGAGCAGGCGGTGATGAGCGACGCTCAATTCGTTTTTCATTCTCCGCCGCTTCCACTGAGGCTACGCCCCGGGACTGAGGCGGAGACGGTGATACGATTCGCCCCGCGAAATCGGGGACCGCAGACAGCCCTTCTCACGATCCGAAGCAACGCTGACGAGCAGCCCGCAATTGATATATCCCTGACCGGAGAGGGGATATTCGCACCTGCGTTCGAGGTGTCTCCACTCAGTCTTGACTTCGGGTCGGTCGCCCTTGGGCAAAGCGTTGATCGCCCGCTGACGATTCGTAATCGCATGGCGGCATCCGTCATCATAAACGCCGTCAGCAACAATCCCCGATTCCAGGTGAGTTCACCTGCCGTTCCCTTCACACTTACCGCCGGCAGCGAACAGGTTGTTCTCGTTCGCTTTGCCCCAACCCAGGAAGGAGCCGAAAGTGGCGTCATTACGTTCACGGGAGATGATGCCGGGATGACGAGAGTTGATGTGGCCGCATTGGGTCAGGGTGTGAGAGTTCGGATGCTCAGTGTTCCTGATCTTGATGCTGTTGCAGGAAGTGTGATCGCCCTCCCCGTGATGCTCAGTGATGGAACGGGTATTTCCGCTCTGCGATTCACCATCGAATTCGATCCAGCGATTCTCTCGGTGTCAAATCCTCAAGCCATAACACGGGGCGCGGCTGTCCCGACAGATTTTGAGTTCTCCGTGAAC
- a CDS encoding pyridoxal phosphate-dependent aminotransferase, translating to MGLPLWDLTESNPTRCDFAYPSNLLAALTDADAFLYEPHPKGLFKARQAIARYYEEKGWSVDEEHLLLTASTSEAYAFLFRLLLNPGDRVLVPRPSYPLLDFLADLNDVRLDAYPLVYDDSRWRIDMERLAAAICSDTRALVLINPNNPTGSVITLAEREALVELCHRHNLALISDEVFGDYLFPADVAGEPRSTHHSQSDDQRVPTLVTTSEVLTFTVSGVSKVLGLPQMKLAWIVVTGPAHLADEALSRLEIISDTYLSVSTPVQHALPRWMTQRNVLADQILHRLIANRTMLAKVVSLSSSCRLLAADGGWYAVLQLPGVEDEEEFALNLLDSDGVLVHPGYFFDFAEPGYVVISLLPPDEIFRTGVGKLIERLARG from the coding sequence ATGGGACTTCCCCTGTGGGACCTCACCGAATCGAATCCCACGCGGTGCGACTTCGCCTATCCGTCGAATCTCTTGGCAGCTTTGACCGATGCCGACGCTTTCCTTTACGAACCCCACCCCAAAGGACTCTTTAAAGCGCGGCAAGCCATTGCAAGATACTATGAGGAAAAGGGGTGGAGCGTGGATGAAGAACATCTGTTGCTTACGGCCAGTACGAGTGAAGCCTATGCATTCCTCTTCCGCCTGCTGTTAAATCCTGGCGATCGAGTTCTCGTTCCCCGGCCGAGTTATCCCCTCCTTGATTTCCTGGCCGATCTCAACGATGTTCGGTTGGATGCGTATCCTCTCGTTTATGATGATTCCCGGTGGCGCATAGATATGGAACGACTGGCCGCAGCCATTTGCTCGGACACCCGAGCCCTGGTTCTCATCAATCCCAATAATCCCACCGGCTCCGTCATTACTCTGGCTGAGCGAGAAGCTCTTGTGGAGCTTTGCCATCGCCACAACCTCGCACTCATCAGCGATGAGGTCTTCGGGGATTATCTCTTCCCGGCGGATGTCGCAGGCGAACCGAGATCCACCCACCACAGCCAGAGTGACGATCAACGGGTGCCAACCCTCGTCACGACATCTGAAGTTCTGACATTTACGGTGAGCGGAGTCTCGAAGGTCCTGGGCCTCCCGCAGATGAAACTCGCCTGGATCGTCGTGACGGGTCCGGCTCATTTGGCCGATGAAGCACTCTCTCGCCTGGAGATCATCTCTGATACATATCTCTCGGTCAGTACACCCGTCCAGCATGCCCTTCCCAGATGGATGACCCAACGAAACGTGCTGGCGGACCAGATTCTCCATCGTCTGATTGCCAATCGCACCATGCTGGCAAAGGTCGTTTCCCTCAGCTCGAGCTGTCGTCTTCTGGCTGCCGATGGAGGGTGGTATGCCGTCCTCCAACTTCCGGGCGTCGAAGATGAGGAGGAGTTCGCGTTGAATCTCCTTGATTCAGATGGAGTGCTTGTTCACCCCGGCTATTTCTTTGACTTCGCCGAGCCGGGTTACGTCGTAATCAGCCTGCTCCCGCCTGATGAAATATTCCGGACAGGTGTCGGAAAGTTGATCGAACGGCTTGCCCGTGGGTGA
- a CDS encoding copper ion binding protein has translation MMREKLTLGASIIAAVTASLCCIGSLATALLGIGSLGLATVFEAWRPYLLGIAFVLLAAAFFFSYRKREIACGEGACTIGSASRWNKITLWIVTVVILLLATFPYYSERLSAALNRRPGELLQSRQPAATERLMKLRLGVKGMTCGGCATSLEAALKEISGVHSAMASYEKGEAIVEYEPARVKMDRLVEALKKGGFTVESVTATIPIEGMTCAGCAESVRQALTQPEGVKYVEVTFEKKQAVVAFDPEKITLDRLIELIGQMGFKPGL, from the coding sequence ATGATGAGAGAAAAGTTGACACTGGGCGCATCCATCATAGCTGCGGTCACGGCGTCACTTTGTTGCATCGGGTCGTTGGCGACCGCACTCCTTGGTATTGGCAGCCTTGGTCTGGCCACTGTGTTTGAAGCGTGGCGACCGTATTTACTGGGCATTGCCTTCGTGCTGCTGGCCGCCGCTTTCTTTTTCTCCTATCGGAAGCGGGAGATCGCATGTGGGGAGGGCGCGTGTACAATCGGAAGCGCTTCGCGCTGGAATAAGATCACCCTCTGGATTGTAACGGTTGTGATCCTTTTGTTGGCGACATTTCCCTATTATTCGGAACGACTCTCGGCGGCTTTGAATCGTCGGCCAGGCGAACTCTTACAGTCAAGGCAACCGGCAGCGACCGAGCGGCTGATGAAGCTGCGACTCGGTGTCAAAGGCATGACCTGCGGCGGCTGCGCAACGAGCCTGGAGGCTGCGCTCAAGGAAATTTCCGGCGTGCACTCGGCGATGGCGAGCTACGAAAAAGGCGAGGCCATCGTCGAGTACGAGCCAGCGCGGGTGAAGATGGATCGTTTGGTCGAAGCGCTCAAGAAGGGAGGATTTACGGTCGAATCTGTGACGGCGACAATTCCCATCGAGGGGATGACCTGCGCGGGCTGCGCTGAGTCGGTCCGACAGGCGCTCACCCAGCCCGAGGGAGTAAAATACGTTGAAGTCACCTTTGAAAAGAAACAGGCTGTCGTGGCTTTTGACCCGGAGAAGATCACACTCGACCGCCTGATTGAACTGATCGGTCAGATGGGATTTAAGCCAGGATTATGA
- a CDS encoding MerR family DNA-binding protein, translating to MKVNREEGNRLRIGEVAARSGLSRDTIRYYERLGLLPRPMRTLSGYRLYETRVVERLGFIKRAQSFGFTLDQVKQLLSLDRADPQTCSQVIKMIEGKLEELGRRYQEIQRLRRELSVYKTECERAIANVNPAPSLRILFALGGASITKVK from the coding sequence ATGAAGGTGAACCGGGAAGAAGGCAACCGGCTCAGGATCGGCGAAGTCGCGGCGCGAAGCGGCCTGAGCCGGGATACGATCCGCTATTACGAGCGGCTGGGCCTTTTGCCGAGACCCATGCGGACCCTGAGCGGGTATCGCCTCTACGAGACACGCGTGGTGGAACGGCTCGGTTTCATCAAGCGGGCGCAGAGCTTCGGCTTCACGCTCGATCAGGTCAAGCAACTGCTGAGCTTGGACAGGGCCGATCCCCAGACCTGTTCTCAGGTCATTAAGATGATCGAGGGAAAACTCGAAGAACTCGGTCGTCGCTACCAGGAAATTCAACGGCTTCGGCGCGAACTGTCGGTTTACAAAACCGAATGTGAACGTGCCATCGCTAACGTAAATCCTGCCCCCTCATTGAGGATTTTATTCGCCCTCGGAGGCGCCTCCATAACGAAGGTAAAATGA
- a CDS encoding peptidylprolyl isomerase, whose amino-acid sequence MKMTGHLCVVFIGWMMASLPSPGSPLGQEERVLIDEVIARVNSDIITLSTYRRAQMEIRQELQQSGLTGQQLEQAYQQATKNLLQQLVDNQLLVQKANELGINVESQINEFILNWCKQQNIPPADCERRLSEAGLDPDQVRQTLRMRFQREAVLSREVYSRIFQNIFDRDIEEYYKNHLDEFAEPETVRLSEIFVPFTERTRAQAEQTVREIIQRLREGADFGELAERYSSRPSAKMKGDIGTFALGPRRTLGDAQAKAIEGKKVGDVTDPIELSDGFQILKVTDRRERTLKPLDAELKRRIQMRIVQERAEPAVTAYIENLRKDAYIWVAPDYRDQVTALAATETKEGKSSKDSKPQKK is encoded by the coding sequence ATGAAGATGACCGGTCACCTGTGCGTCGTATTTATCGGCTGGATGATGGCATCTCTCCCCTCACCTGGATCACCTCTCGGCCAGGAAGAGCGCGTGTTAATTGACGAAGTCATCGCCCGGGTCAACAGCGACATCATTACGCTCTCGACCTATCGGCGGGCACAAATGGAAATTCGGCAGGAGCTACAGCAATCCGGGCTCACCGGCCAACAGCTCGAACAGGCATACCAGCAGGCGACGAAGAACCTCCTCCAGCAGTTGGTTGATAATCAGCTCCTCGTACAAAAGGCTAATGAGCTGGGGATCAACGTCGAGTCGCAGATCAACGAATTCATTCTCAACTGGTGCAAGCAGCAGAACATCCCTCCGGCGGACTGTGAGAGGCGACTGTCTGAAGCGGGGCTTGATCCGGATCAGGTGCGACAGACCCTGCGCATGCGCTTCCAGCGCGAAGCCGTCCTCAGCCGGGAGGTTTACTCGCGGATCTTTCAAAATATCTTTGACCGGGACATCGAAGAATACTACAAGAACCATCTCGATGAGTTCGCCGAACCCGAGACAGTTCGCCTCAGCGAAATATTCGTGCCCTTTACCGAACGAACGAGAGCCCAGGCCGAGCAGACGGTCCGGGAGATCATACAGAGGTTGCGCGAGGGTGCGGATTTTGGTGAGTTAGCCGAGCGATATTCGTCCCGGCCCTCGGCCAAAATGAAAGGAGACATCGGGACCTTCGCCCTGGGGCCCCGGCGGACGCTGGGCGATGCCCAAGCTAAGGCCATCGAGGGGAAGAAGGTTGGCGACGTAACCGATCCCATCGAACTTTCCGACGGGTTTCAAATCCTCAAGGTGACCGATCGCCGGGAGCGCACGTTGAAGCCGCTCGATGCAGAATTGAAACGACGGATCCAGATGCGGATCGTTCAGGAGCGGGCCGAACCCGCGGTGACTGCTTACATCGAGAATCTCCGGAAGGATGCCTATATCTGGGTTGCGCCAGATTACCGCGACCAGGTGACTGCACTCGCCGCAACCGAGACCAAAGAGGGCAAATCGTCCAAGGACTCAAAACCGCAGAAGAAGTGA
- a CDS encoding dihydroorotate dehydrogenase electron transfer subunit has protein sequence MIETRATVVSNDPEGQNYWRLRLSLKIPLRPQPGQFAMLRPSDQIEPILRRAFVFYRVKERDTGTDCEFIYKIVGRGTQQLRRARPGDTIDFLGPLGRGFHFETLTPSTGEVYLVSGGVGLPALYMLAEELSLRGIHVKLFHGEATARPEMEPAGLSDFTLLLGREAIVCTTEDGSFGRRGLVTEPLEEELRQGATCPARIFACGPSAMLREITRLSREFRVPAEISVEAAMGCGFGVCLGCVVPVRDCTTHRVTFKRVCIEGPVFSADELAWEDLPASAS, from the coding sequence ATGATCGAGACTCGCGCCACGGTCGTCAGCAATGACCCCGAAGGACAGAATTATTGGCGGCTGCGTCTCTCGCTGAAGATTCCCCTTCGGCCTCAGCCCGGTCAATTTGCCATGCTTCGCCCCAGCGACCAGATCGAGCCCATTCTTCGTCGCGCGTTTGTCTTCTATCGCGTAAAGGAGCGCGACACGGGAACCGACTGCGAGTTCATCTATAAGATCGTGGGCCGGGGGACACAACAACTCCGGCGCGCACGACCGGGCGACACGATTGATTTCCTCGGCCCCCTCGGCCGGGGCTTTCATTTTGAGACGCTCACTCCTTCGACGGGAGAAGTGTACCTCGTCTCCGGTGGCGTGGGGTTACCGGCCCTCTACATGCTGGCTGAAGAACTCTCCCTGCGGGGCATCCACGTGAAACTGTTTCACGGCGAAGCCACTGCTCGACCGGAGATGGAACCGGCGGGGCTGAGTGATTTCACTCTCCTTCTGGGGAGAGAGGCCATTGTCTGCACGACTGAAGATGGCTCGTTTGGTCGCCGAGGACTTGTGACCGAACCACTCGAAGAAGAGCTTCGCCAGGGCGCAACGTGTCCGGCTCGGATTTTTGCCTGCGGCCCCTCAGCGATGCTTCGGGAGATCACCCGCTTATCACGGGAGTTCCGGGTTCCGGCGGAGATCTCGGTCGAGGCGGCGATGGGCTGCGGGTTCGGCGTATGCCTGGGCTGCGTCGTCCCGGTGAGAGACTGCACGACACATCGAGTCACGTTCAAACGGGTCTGTATTGAAGGGCCCGTTTTCTCTGCCGACGAGCTGGCATGGGAGGACCTCCCGGCCAGCGCATCATAA
- a CDS encoding dihydroorotate dehydrogenase, translating to MVDLSVTIAGIRFKNPVLTASGTFGYGVEFAPLLDLNALGGICTKGLSYRPLEGNPPPRIVETHGGMINSIGLQNIGVEAFVRDVLPQLRQYDTRIIANVFGFNRDEYLDVIRVLNDADGVDAYELNISCPNVSSGGMEFGNDPGEAARLTEACKRLAHRPVFVKLSPNAPDIGDVAVAVEKAGADAVSVTNTILGMSVDIYTRRPRLATVMGGVSGPAIKPIALRMVFQVARRVAIPVIGIGGIATAEDALEFLIAGATAIQVGTANYYDPLASIKIIDGLNRYCKQRSLDSILPLIGSIELPTNLRNAEGCQQPDVAS from the coding sequence ATGGTTGACCTCTCGGTGACAATTGCCGGCATTCGTTTCAAGAATCCGGTGCTCACGGCCAGTGGAACCTTCGGATACGGAGTGGAATTCGCTCCCCTTCTTGATCTCAACGCCCTGGGCGGGATTTGTACCAAGGGTCTCTCCTACCGCCCACTGGAGGGTAATCCTCCTCCCCGAATCGTTGAGACACACGGCGGGATGATCAACTCCATCGGTCTGCAGAACATCGGTGTGGAGGCGTTTGTGCGCGATGTGTTGCCTCAGTTGCGGCAATACGATACCCGGATTATCGCCAATGTCTTCGGCTTCAATCGAGACGAATATCTCGACGTCATCCGTGTTCTCAACGATGCTGACGGTGTGGACGCCTACGAACTGAATATTTCCTGCCCCAATGTCTCGTCGGGCGGAATGGAGTTCGGAAATGATCCCGGTGAGGCGGCACGACTGACGGAAGCCTGCAAACGCCTGGCCCACCGTCCGGTCTTCGTCAAACTGTCGCCCAATGCCCCCGATATTGGAGATGTCGCAGTGGCAGTGGAGAAGGCCGGAGCTGATGCCGTCTCGGTAACCAATACGATCCTCGGCATGTCCGTGGATATTTACACGCGACGACCCCGGCTGGCTACAGTCATGGGTGGCGTGTCAGGACCGGCCATTAAACCCATTGCCCTGCGTATGGTCTTTCAGGTTGCCCGCCGCGTAGCAATCCCGGTAATTGGCATCGGGGGCATCGCCACGGCAGAAGATGCCCTCGAATTTCTCATCGCGGGAGCGACTGCCATCCAGGTGGGGACGGCGAATTACTATGATCCACTGGCCTCCATCAAGATCATTGACGGGTTGAACCGATACTGTAAGCAGCGCTCGCTCGATTCGATACTCCCGCTCATCGGCTCGATCGAACTTCCAACCAACTTACGCAATGCGGAAGGATGTCAGCAACCAGACGTCGCATCTTGA
- a CDS encoding DUF6677 family protein → MNEEKALSPNKEHLDSTTESTLLEDDPPEVPLVQELSPSPCSPAASRLDSQARSLTQALKAIAAVVAGFVFPGGGHFIQGRWGRGLALGLSVVGMFVCGLFWMAGHLYVPEKGEWLSFFPFLANVGLGGLYVLCLLLRVGLTVNADAPTYEYGNTFVLVAGLLNFLVILDAYDLAIGRKK, encoded by the coding sequence ATGAACGAGGAAAAAGCTTTGTCGCCGAACAAGGAACATCTGGATTCAACAACGGAGTCAACATTGCTGGAGGATGATCCCCCGGAAGTCCCCCTCGTACAAGAGCTGAGTCCGTCACCCTGTTCTCCGGCGGCGAGCCGGTTGGACTCCCAAGCCCGATCACTGACGCAGGCGCTCAAAGCCATTGCCGCCGTGGTCGCCGGATTTGTTTTTCCCGGCGGCGGTCATTTCATTCAGGGTCGCTGGGGGCGGGGACTGGCACTGGGATTGAGCGTCGTCGGGATGTTCGTGTGCGGACTCTTCTGGATGGCGGGACATCTCTACGTTCCCGAAAAAGGCGAGTGGCTTTCGTTTTTCCCTTTCCTGGCCAATGTGGGGCTTGGTGGGCTCTATGTCCTTTGCCTCCTTCTCCGTGTGGGACTGACGGTCAACGCCGATGCGCCTACTTACGAGTACGGCAATACGTTCGTTCTTGTGGCTGGACTGTTGAACTTTCTGGTCATTCTCGATGCCTACGATCTCGCTATCGGGAGGAAGAAGTAG